In the Helicobacteraceae bacterium genome, one interval contains:
- the flgK gene encoding flagellar hook-associated protein FlgK — MSLISALWTSYSGLQVSQLATDIISNNIANAENTSYTRQKVDISSRFSLHVNPGDIGTGATVDQVIRVHNEFVYARYRDAATNLQFYEHMTQTLQDASQYFPDIDEAGIQRDLLNYFSAWQKLSANPTESSQKTVVAEAAKNLALSMRQIRDKLSEMQRLENEQVISVVNEVNKLAKEIASINQKIREVEASDYSHANQLRDERDNLELQIQKLTGAQIIKTGVQTMTQVDSNVADYDENYSIVLGGFAIVSDNSFHPIVSSATASGAGAQNAVYFQQRDLSLIDISKDITGGKLGAILDLRGRSFDENTGEAADGLLQKYKDALDVFARGLIQSTNQIYASSAVTSMTSDQIGDAVTVSASNARYTAIADLGKDVLLSKVQEGDMTIVAYDQNGDRIQSDIIVHIDPQTMSLWQVAEAINAQLSARNLDGEARVAGGQLTLVTGTTGASTKLGAALISEDMSLIRGALDMTGAKNLETLEATDIPFAVEDGTFTIGIYDVNGVQIAAREITIDKRSTNPLYSTLSGIAAQINMPRVDDNADNDMANDLDDFIVAGFDGNRLRIDVKDQNSELSFNIVDDKTGFAGAIGLNRFFDGSSAKNIDLNTVFKNDPAKIQAYDLPVVGNNEIANAMQQLQYQNVSFLNLDGSISSETIMGRYKFLAGTLAEDTATSVTSLETATAVENSVSTQFTSISGVNVDEELANLIRFQAGYSANARVISTIQIMLDALLGLKL; from the coding sequence ATGTCTTTAATTTCGGCGCTATGGACAAGCTATTCCGGTTTGCAAGTCTCTCAATTGGCTACCGATATTATCTCCAACAATATAGCCAACGCGGAAAATACGTCCTACACGCGCCAAAAAGTCGATATAAGCTCTCGTTTCTCCCTGCACGTTAATCCGGGCGATATAGGTACGGGCGCGACCGTAGATCAGGTGATCCGCGTGCATAACGAGTTTGTTTACGCCCGCTATCGCGACGCGGCGACAAACCTACAGTTTTACGAACATATGACGCAGACGCTTCAGGATGCGTCGCAATACTTTCCGGATATTGACGAGGCGGGCATTCAGCGCGATCTGTTGAACTATTTCAGCGCGTGGCAGAAACTTTCGGCTAATCCTACGGAAAGCTCGCAAAAAACAGTCGTCGCCGAAGCCGCGAAAAATCTCGCCTTGAGTATGCGCCAGATACGCGACAAACTAAGCGAAATGCAGAGGCTTGAGAACGAACAGGTTATAAGCGTCGTCAACGAGGTTAATAAACTAGCCAAAGAGATCGCGAGCATAAACCAAAAAATACGCGAGGTCGAAGCGAGCGATTACAGCCACGCGAACCAGTTGCGCGACGAGCGCGATAATCTTGAGCTGCAAATTCAGAAACTTACCGGCGCGCAGATCATAAAAACGGGCGTTCAGACGATGACGCAGGTTGACTCCAACGTCGCCGATTACGACGAGAATTACTCGATAGTTTTGGGCGGGTTCGCGATTGTCAGCGACAACAGTTTTCACCCGATCGTTTCAAGCGCTACGGCGAGCGGGGCGGGGGCGCAGAACGCCGTCTATTTTCAGCAACGCGATCTGAGCCTAATCGACATTAGCAAAGATATTACGGGAGGCAAGCTAGGCGCGATACTCGATTTGCGCGGGCGATCTTTTGACGAGAATACCGGCGAGGCGGCGGACGGGCTTTTGCAAAAATACAAAGACGCTCTCGACGTTTTCGCGCGCGGGTTGATACAATCGACAAATCAGATTTACGCCTCTAGCGCCGTGACTAGCATGACAAGCGATCAGATCGGAGACGCCGTAACCGTTAGCGCCTCAAACGCGAGATATACGGCGATAGCCGATCTTGGCAAGGACGTTTTGCTAAGCAAGGTTCAAGAGGGCGATATGACAATAGTCGCTTACGATCAAAACGGCGACAGAATACAATCCGATATTATCGTGCATATCGATCCCCAAACAATGAGTCTTTGGCAGGTCGCGGAGGCTATCAACGCGCAGTTAAGCGCGCGAAACCTCGACGGCGAGGCGCGCGTCGCGGGCGGGCAATTGACGCTAGTTACCGGCACGACGGGCGCCTCTACGAAACTCGGCGCGGCGCTTATATCGGAGGATATGTCCCTAATTCGCGGAGCGCTGGATATGACAGGCGCTAAAAACCTCGAAACGCTCGAGGCGACGGATATTCCTTTTGCCGTTGAGGACGGGACGTTCACGATTGGCATATACGACGTCAACGGCGTTCAGATCGCGGCTAGAGAGATAACGATCGACAAACGATCGACCAATCCGCTTTACTCCACTTTGAGCGGAATCGCCGCGCAGATAAATATGCCTCGCGTTGACGATAACGCGGATAACGATATGGCAAACGACCTCGACGATTTTATCGTCGCGGGATTTGACGGCAACCGCTTGCGTATCGACGTAAAGGATCAAAACTCCGAACTGTCGTTTAACATTGTTGATGATAAAACGGGTTTTGCGGGCGCGATCGGGCTTAATAGATTTTTTGACGGCTCCAGCGCAAAAAATATCGATCTAAATACCGTTTTCAAAAACGATCCCGCCAAAATCCAGGCTTATGATTTGCCCGTAGTCGGCAACAACGAGATTGCCAACGCGATGCAACAGCTTCAATATCAAAACGTGTCGTTTTTGAATCTCGACGGCTCGATTTCAAGCGAAACGATTATGGGGCGCTACAAGTTTCTCGCGGGAACGCTGGCGGAAGATACGGCGACTTCGGTTACCTCTTTGGAAACCGCTACGGCGGTTGAAAACAGCGTATCAACGCAGTTTACCTCTATAAGCGGCGTGAACGTTGACGAGGAGTTAGCGAATTTGATTCGTTTCCAAGCGGGCTATTCGGCGAACGCTAGAGTGATCAGCACGATACAAATAATGCTAGACGCGCTTTTGGGGCTTAAACTTTAG
- a CDS encoding TolC family protein, which produces MKTVLAALFLAATLNALTLDQAIDLALKNHAKIAEARAAYYAANERENGAIANFLPTIGASQTRYDRETTTASSRQTTRFYANLNLFAGLGDYANARAANWTKNAKRYEFDATRADIILETKYAFYGYLKAKDTLAAAQENMRATQKQAKDARAFFDQGLIGSYERHAIAIEALQSEQTTLNALSALEVAKLTLQRVIAQPLSDEPIAPAPPKTTLFDRKRLNNLTLKNRSEIKSLLAQINAQKEQKTKALSPALPSADLQVAKEKYEYESGFSGIDEQTTTTLTLTWQLPGVVKPYFDREAALYDQRALESRLADLKRTLELQLASVSERLLLAEKAFEVAKESLKLAEENLRIAQNRFNEQIASASELIDADAALWKAKEQYTLYYYDKLLALADLERVTESDLTKP; this is translated from the coding sequence ATGAAAACCGTTTTAGCGGCGTTATTTCTCGCCGCGACGTTAAACGCGCTAACGCTTGATCAGGCGATTGACTTGGCGCTGAAAAATCACGCCAAAATCGCGGAGGCGCGAGCGGCGTATTACGCGGCAAACGAGCGAGAAAACGGAGCGATCGCAAACTTTCTGCCCACGATCGGCGCTTCGCAAACGCGCTACGATCGGGAGACTACGACGGCAAGCTCGCGGCAAACGACGCGATTTTACGCGAATCTAAACCTCTTTGCGGGACTTGGCGATTACGCGAACGCTAGAGCCGCCAACTGGACGAAAAACGCCAAACGATACGAGTTTGACGCTACGCGAGCCGATATTATTTTGGAGACGAAATACGCCTTTTACGGCTACCTGAAAGCCAAAGACACGCTTGCGGCGGCGCAAGAAAATATGAGAGCCACGCAAAAACAGGCGAAAGACGCGCGGGCGTTTTTCGATCAAGGGTTAATTGGCAGTTACGAAAGACACGCGATTGCCATCGAGGCGCTACAAAGCGAGCAAACTACGCTTAACGCGCTCAGCGCTCTGGAGGTGGCTAAATTAACGCTTCAGCGCGTAATAGCGCAACCGCTTTCAGACGAACCGATCGCGCCCGCGCCGCCAAAAACGACTCTTTTTGATCGAAAAAGGCTAAACAATTTGACGCTAAAAAATCGCAGCGAGATCAAAAGCCTATTGGCGCAGATAAACGCGCAAAAAGAGCAAAAAACCAAAGCGTTAAGCCCCGCCCTACCCTCCGCCGACTTGCAGGTCGCCAAAGAAAAATACGAATACGAAAGCGGATTTAGCGGAATCGACGAGCAAACGACGACGACGCTTACGCTTACTTGGCAACTACCGGGCGTGGTAAAGCCCTATTTTGATCGCGAAGCGGCGCTTTACGATCAGCGCGCGCTTGAAAGCCGTCTAGCCGATCTAAAACGAACGCTGGAATTGCAGCTCGCCTCCGTTAGCGAACGGCTCCTATTAGCGGAAAAAGCGTTTGAGGTCGCCAAAGAGAGCCTAAAATTAGCGGAGGAGAATTTGCGAATCGCGCAAAACCGCTTTAACGAGCAGATCGCAAGCGCCAGCGAGCTGATCGACGCGGACGCGGCGCTGTGGAAAGCCAAAGAACAATACACGCTCTATTATTACGATAAACTCTTGGCGTTAGCCGATCTTGAGCGGGTTACCGAATCCGATCTGACCAAGCCGTAA
- a CDS encoding flagellar basal body P-ring protein FlgI — MIRLSVLLGGDERANRFESAARVAVIALFLFVCVNSLLARPIKEIANVVGIRDNQLMGFGLVVGLNGTGDGTTGAITTQTLANLLQSVNIKVSQSDVNSKNVAAVMVTAKLEPFARQGDRVDIQVGSIGDAKSLKGGTLLMTALKGADGNIYALAQGALSTIGNAQTNSARIVNGAIIEQEARFDLAGRETAVLSLKESDLDGAVAIQNIINERYGERIANAIDARSINLKKPKDISMVEFLSAVGNLNAPSSVPNKVTIDEKSGVIVAGTNVRVNPVVISHNAITLNIDESLSPDGRALTVANIAGALQQIGANANDVIAIMQALKRSGALEAELEIH, encoded by the coding sequence ATGATCAGATTAAGCGTTTTACTTGGAGGCGACGAGCGCGCTAATCGATTTGAGAGCGCGGCGCGCGTCGCCGTGATCGCGCTTTTTTTGTTCGTATGCGTCAACTCGTTGTTGGCGCGACCGATCAAAGAGATCGCCAACGTCGTAGGAATCCGCGACAATCAACTTATGGGCTTTGGTCTGGTGGTGGGGCTAAACGGCACGGGCGACGGAACGACGGGCGCGATCACTACGCAGACGCTGGCTAACTTGCTTCAAAGCGTTAATATCAAGGTCTCGCAAAGCGACGTCAACAGCAAAAACGTCGCGGCGGTTATGGTAACGGCTAAGCTAGAGCCGTTTGCTAGGCAAGGCGATCGCGTCGATATTCAAGTGGGTTCTATAGGCGACGCTAAAAGTCTGAAAGGCGGAACGTTGCTGATGACGGCGCTTAAAGGCGCGGACGGCAACATTTACGCTTTGGCGCAGGGGGCGTTGTCCACGATTGGAAACGCGCAGACGAACAGCGCGCGGATCGTAAACGGCGCGATTATAGAGCAGGAGGCGCGATTCGATCTCGCGGGACGCGAAACGGCGGTTTTGAGCTTGAAGGAGAGCGATCTAGACGGCGCGGTAGCGATCCAGAATATTATTAACGAGCGTTACGGCGAGCGAATCGCCAACGCGATCGACGCGCGATCCATTAACCTTAAAAAGCCCAAAGATATAAGCATGGTCGAGTTTTTATCGGCGGTGGGCAATCTAAACGCTCCAAGTTCTGTTCCAAACAAGGTAACGATCGACGAAAAAAGCGGCGTTATCGTGGCGGGGACGAACGTTCGCGTCAATCCCGTAGTAATATCGCACAACGCGATCACGCTTAATATCGACGAAAGTCTTTCGCCGGACGGCAGAGCGCTTACGGTCGCCAATATCGCCGGCGCGTTGCAACAGATAGGCGCAAACGCAAACGACGTGATCGCTATTATGCAAGCCTTAAAACGCTCCGGCGCGTTAGAAGCGGAATTGGAGATACATTGA
- a CDS encoding helix-turn-helix transcriptional regulator, whose translation MKVKMSLRRGAKGCEAILAVSNQEEAKSVAEAVCAFLRLSGHEIELDCENGGNEACPSIALKCLRLKHSLTQGEFAQKIGIKQNVISDMERGARRISVKTAKKIEAVFGAPYHRFL comes from the coding sequence GTGAAAGTAAAAATGTCGCTTAGACGAGGAGCAAAGGGTTGCGAGGCGATCCTTGCCGTGTCTAATCAAGAGGAGGCAAAAAGCGTGGCGGAAGCCGTATGCGCTTTTTTGCGCCTAAGCGGACACGAGATAGAGCTTGATTGCGAGAACGGCGGCAACGAAGCTTGCCCGTCGATCGCTCTTAAATGCTTGCGCCTTAAACATAGTCTGACGCAAGGCGAATTTGCGCAAAAGATTGGCATAAAACAAAACGTTATCTCCGATATGGAACGCGGCGCAAGGCGAATTAGCGTTAAAACGGCTAAAAAAATAGAGGCGGTTTTCGGCGCGCCGTATCACAGATTTCTATAA
- a CDS encoding flagellar biosynthesis anti-sigma factor FlgM: MITPITQAQIGGAAALSIAKDSAKAQEVQKPQNRVEEIKKELEQGKYKFDLDKTAEKVAEALI, translated from the coding sequence ATGATTACGCCCATTACGCAAGCCCAAATCGGCGGCGCGGCGGCTTTAAGTATCGCTAAAGATAGCGCGAAAGCGCAAGAGGTTCAAAAACCTCAAAACAGGGTCGAGGAGATCAAAAAAGAGCTTGAGCAGGGAAAATATAAATTTGACCTTGACAAGACCGCCGAAAAAGTAGCGGAGGCTTTGATTTAA